CGGAGGACAGCTGGTCCCCGTCGTCGCGTCCGACATGTTCGAGGTCTCCGGAGGCCAGAGGATGGCCGCGCTGATCGCCGCGCTAACGGAACGCGACATGGCTAACGCAAATGGCGCGGTCGAGCATGGGGAACAAGATCACGAAATCATAGAGTCGCTCGCAGCCTGCCTTAATGACCCTCACACTTCCCGCTGGCCGCTGTCTGCTATTCGTGCCATTGACAATCCTATTTCCGCATCCTAGGGTTCATTCTGAATCGATTCATAAATCGCTGTAAGCAGATATGGACCCCAATGTCGGAAGCCCAAAACCGTCTTGCCTCGAAAGTGGGAGACGCCACGGATCACATCGTGGATGGCCGCGAAGGACCTGTCCGAGTGCGTGTCTACCCCGGAGTAACGAATCCCCTCGACCACGTTCGTGCGCCGGAAGGCGCGGGGCTCGTCTGGGTACACGGCGGTGGTTTCACTCATGGAACCCTGGAGTGGCCGGAAGCGGATTACACTGCAAGGGCGTTCGCTGCCCGTGGAGTGACTGTGGTTAGCGTGGACTATAGACTGTGCGGGAATGGCGTCCATTGGCCCGCGCCCTCCGACGATGTCCTGGACGCATGGGCTTGGACACTGGATAACGCGCCAGAACTCGCCATCGATTCCACAAGGCTGGTGCTCGGCGGGGCAAGTGCCGGCGGAAACCTCGTAGCTGGAGTAATGCTGCGGCTGATTGAGGCCGCGGGCCCTCAGAATGCGATCCCAGTTGGCGCGTTCCTCGCCTATCCAACGCTTCACGCCGTGCAGCCTCCCACGCCTTCGGATATCACATCCCTGTTGGCCGGATTGGCGGATCCCGAAGTTTTTTCTCCCCGGAGTGTGCTCAGAATGTATGAGAATTTCCTGGGAGGGCCTGCCTCCGACGGTCCAGCAGCAGCCATTCCAGGCATCGCCGCAATTGAACAACTCCGGGGATTCCCTCGGACCATAATGATCAACAACGAAGCCGATGAACTCCGAGTATCCGGTGAGGCCTTCGCCTCAAACCTTGCCGAAGCAGGGACATCGATAGAAGTAATTACAGAACCTGGAACCGAACACGGTCATCTGAACCGTCCGGAGGACGGCATAGCCGAGCGCAGCATCGACCGTGTGGTTGAGTGGCTTAACCGGCAGTAGGCAACGCCGAGCGTGTGCCGTCTGCTCTCGCTGAAGCTAGGGATGGCGGGCCCCAGAGGTCCAGAAATGGGGCAAACAGTACCCAGCATTCGTCTGGATCTGTGAGAAACGCCCTTGGAGCGAGGTCGTGGCCAGGGTGGCTAAAGTGTGACGGCCTCGGATGGACAGCGGGTGCGCGCCGCCCGAGCCGGCTGGCCCAAGATTCACCTCAACGCCACAGTTCGGACTAAGCCGGCCCAGGATGGCATTTCGGTGGACGAAGTGGTTCCCATAAACGAACCTGGTTTCAACAGTAGGACCTCCTACGTTTGGGTACACCACCACGCCATGCCGAAGTTGCAAGCTCTCTACTCCGAGATGCTGGCGTGGGCTCACCTTGAATGGGAGACTCTGACGGCCCGATTCGATGTCCCGTACCTCCCCAACGTCACTCTCGGCTGGGACCCCTCGCCGCGGACAGTCCAGTCAGACCGCTTCGACCCTCGACTCGGCGACCCTCACACAAGCATCATTTCTGCTGCCACTCCGGAGAACTTTGGATTGGCACTCGACAACGCGCGCGCGTTCGTCGAAAAGACGAAAGTCCCTTTGGCGACTATCAACGCCTGGAACGAATGGACCGAGGGCAGCCACCTTGAGCCCGACACCCTGCACGGCGCTGGACACCTTAAGCAGATCCGTCGCGTCTTCGGTTCGGCATCACCACCGGAACTTTCAGGCGCTTCTGGTCCGTCCCCGGCTGGGGTGAGCTCCTAATGCGCCCGTCTCGATCGGAAGGGCCATCGGTGTCTAGAAATTCGGAGATTCGGCCTGGCCTATGCT
This window of the Arthrobacter sp. StoSoilB5 genome carries:
- a CDS encoding alpha/beta hydrolase fold domain-containing protein, whose protein sequence is MSEAQNRLASKVGDATDHIVDGREGPVRVRVYPGVTNPLDHVRAPEGAGLVWVHGGGFTHGTLEWPEADYTARAFAARGVTVVSVDYRLCGNGVHWPAPSDDVLDAWAWTLDNAPELAIDSTRLVLGGASAGGNLVAGVMLRLIEAAGPQNAIPVGAFLAYPTLHAVQPPTPSDITSLLAGLADPEVFSPRSVLRMYENFLGGPASDGPAAAIPGIAAIEQLRGFPRTIMINNEADELRVSGEAFASNLAEAGTSIEVITEPGTEHGHLNRPEDGIAERSIDRVVEWLNRQ
- a CDS encoding glycoside hydrolase family 99-like domain-containing protein: MPKLQALYSEMLAWAHLEWETLTARFDVPYLPNVTLGWDPSPRTVQSDRFDPRLGDPHTSIISAATPENFGLALDNARAFVEKTKVPLATINAWNEWTEGSHLEPDTLHGAGHLKQIRRVFGSASPPELSGASGPSPAGVSS